TTAGCACCAATGAACAGACTTGcttatgttttttttattcaaCCATTGAGGAAACACTGAGAATGGATTATTGTATCTATACCAACCCTGTCAACCCTATACCAGGGGTGGCCAACCCTCCTCTTGAGTTTCTGGGCTGGGGGAAGGTGCAGGTTTTTACTGTAGCCCTGCTCTAACACACCTGCTTCTAATCAGCTGCTCATCAGGTCCTTGATTAGCATAATCAGGTGTGCTAGAGAAgggctggagcaaaagcctgcacTGCAGCAGGAAGATGGTTGGCCACCCTTTGATCTACAGTataccaggggtattcaactcttgcCCTACGAGGTCCaaagcctgctggttttctggtCTACCTGATaaataattgcacccacctggtgtcccaggtaagtccgtccctgattagagggaacTGGCTTCACTGTGTTCTTTCATTGTTTCCCTCTAATCAGCTTCAAGGTCCATAGTTGAGTTTGAGGAATCTATACTATCCTGTGATTATTTTGTCAATCATATTACTTCCATCGGAGACTTCTCAATATTTAAAACAAATCTCTTTGCCGTTACAGGTACCTAGGCATAACTAAACCCTTGACCTACCCTGTGCGACAGAGTGGGAGATGCATGGCCAAAATAGTtctgtctgtgtggctgctgtcGGCCTCCATCACCCTTCCCCCGTTGTTCGGCTGGGCCCAGAACGTCAACGACGACAAGGTGTGTCTAATCAGCCAGGACGTGGGCTACACTATCTATTCCACCGCCGTCGCGTTCTACATCCCCATGTCGGTGATGTTGATGATGTACTACAACATCTACCGAGCGGCCAAGGTGAGTGCCGCCAAGCACACCATCCTAGGCTTCCCCAAGGTGGAGGACGAATGCAACAGTGTTGACTGCGTGGCAGCGGCCTTTAAGCTCCagaaggaggtagaggagtgcGCCAGTTTCTCTCGTCTGCTGAAGAACGACAGGAAGAACATCTCCATCTTCAAACGGGAACAGAAGGCGGCCGCCACCCTGGGCATCGTGGTGGGGGCCTTCTCCGTCTGTTGGCTGCCCTTCTTCCTTCTGTCCACGGCCAGGCCCTTCATCTGCGGGCCAGAGTGTAGCTGCGTTCCCCTCTGGGTGGAGAGGTTCCTGCTCTGGCTGGGCTACGCCAACTCCCTCATCAACCCCTTCATCTACGCCTTCTTCAACAGGGACCTGAGGACCACCTACCGTAACATCCTACTCTGCAGGTACAGGAACATCAACCGCAAACTCTCCGCCGCCAGCATGCACGAGGCCCTCAAACTGGCTGAGAGACCAGATCTGGTGATCTAGCTAGAACAGTGTTTCTTAAACTTCTCGTTTCACTCACAGAGACCGGCAAGCTATGGTTTGGATGAAAAATTGTATTTGACATTTGACTCAATTGAGGCAGATAACCCTCTGGACCAGTCAGCAAACATTGCTCTAGACTGAGGAATCCTATTCAGTTCACGAATAGAGGAAGGCTATATAAATGTATAGAAAATAACTGTTATTATTGTTCACACCTGGCACACACAAGAACATTAGCTCCACATTTTGTCAGGTTATTGGGACAGACCCAAACCAAGCGTCAGATTACAATCTTCCCTCAATCAATTATTTTCAATCGAGTGTTCTGATAGGCATTCTGAATGGCTGTTCTTCTGCATTTTAGAGCACACTGTCAGAAATTAAATGTTAGATGACGGTGAAATGCAGAGAACATTTTTAGATAGCATGGCACACTCTGATGTATTGGATGAGAGGACAAATAATAGGCTATGGCTGTGGTAGGACAAATGACGCCGTCATGTTATTTTGTTAGATATATCACTGTGCATTTGGTACTTGAAATTGAAAATCACACTCGATGCATAAAGTTTGTGTgagaaatgtattttaaaaaaaagAATAAGAAGAAACATTTTAAAGTTCAACAATATGCACCACAGATGGTGAGCCGTGGTTCCAGCTATGTATATTGAGCAACAGGAAAATTAATTGTTTTATGGTGTGTTCAATGAACCACCTTCGAAACCATTTGTGAAATTGTAATTATTATGTGTAGAATTTTGACCAAACTCAGTCATGCAACACAATTATGTTAGTAACATATTTATATGTGCTTGACAGTTGGTCATATGTACATATTTCGTCAAATGTACCATGTACTTTAGAGCATAACTAGTTTTGAGCCTTCAGCAGGGCACTtagccctaattgctcctgtaagtctcactggataagagcatctgctaaaatgactcaaatgtacatGTTGATATGTTAAGGACTGGGATTAACCCTTCATTGTACAGCACATACTGTGAATATATTTGATCAATGTATTACTATTTGATCAGTCATTAAGCTAGGCCTTTTTCAAGTATACTGAAATATTCAATGTTCAATGTATATTCAAGTATATTGTAGAGAAAAACCTTATGTTGATAGGGATGACATTGGCCAAGGTTGACTAGGGTGAATAGTGGTACATAAATGTTTGATTGTAATTGTTTTGATTTGTTCATTTATTCCagatgttttttaaatttttatttaaaTAGCATATCTGAGaacgagaaggaacaggttgTACAGTATGTAGGAACATTATATATTTTTAGTAGTAGTTCTTGTTCTACCTTAAAGTTTTGCGTTACATTATTGATAAAATCTAACTATTAGAAATGTTTATATTTTACGTCAAAATACACTAGGTCAACACATCATGCTACAACTCTAAATTGTGTTAATTTGACAGTGACGTGCTAGACTCTGTGCTTGTTTTCATGCCAAAGCTCAGTCAAACACCGTAGTAAATGTTGAAGCACCAAAAGGAACACAATGTACTAGAAGAGACCAGAGGATCATAGATGATCACACACTTTCATTTGGAAACATGCTGGGCTGGCCTCAACAGGGAGGatcactattattattataaccAAGGCATTAATTGTCTTGCTAGGGGGGAGGCACTTGACATCAGGGAACCCACAGCTTCCACGTGAGTCATTGCATCTGAAGCAATTGGCTTGGCTATTTCTTTGAAGTGGCATTTGTTTTGAGGTGTGAATCATAGACCAGCGAGGGATAGCTTAACTTATAGTATTTGTATTATCTTGTGGTTAAATCTAAAATGTTCCTCTTGTGCACCCTGTGGatcagcaacaaaaaaaagccATTAGGATTTAGACAAATCTGCTGTAAGGGAGGATTTTGGATCGCTCCATTCTCCCGTGCTAAGATGTGAACAGAGCTACCATTGAAACACATAGAACCTTACAACAACTATGGCATCATG
This DNA window, taken from Oncorhynchus nerka isolate Pitt River linkage group LG23, Oner_Uvic_2.0, whole genome shotgun sequence, encodes the following:
- the LOC115106365 gene encoding 5-hydroxytryptamine receptor 7-like; the protein is MRSSLTKDLMKELARTSMTTAEMDLRLLRAHQTTTATLPILSPTENDTTCGMQILSHGNVEKVLIGGVLTVLTLLTICGNLLVVISVCFVKKLKQPSNYLIVSLAVADLSIAVAVMPFVSITDLIGGQWIFGQVFCNVFIAMDVMCCTASIMTLCVISIDRYLGITKPLTYPVRQSGRCMAKIVLSVWLLSASITLPPLFGWAQNVNDDKVCLISQDVGYTIYSTAVAFYIPMSVMLMMYYNIYRAAKVSAAKHTILGFPKVEDECNSVDCVAAAFKLQKEVEECASFSRLLKNDRKNISIFKREQKAAATLGIVVGAFSVCWLPFFLLSTARPFICGPECSCVPLWVERFLLWLGYANSLINPFIYAFFNRDLRTTYRNILLCRYRNINRKLSAASMHEALKLAERPDLVI